One genomic segment of Drosophila simulans strain w501 unplaced genomic scaffold, Prin_Dsim_3.1 Segkk7_quiver_pilon, whole genome shotgun sequence includes these proteins:
- the LOC123327435 gene encoding uncharacterized protein LOC123327435, translating to MDMGAVLGDRASLRALTQTKVFVIRDLDELTTEDELKSALEAQAEIPAAVVAIKSLRQSQYGGKTAVIAVPANLTDPLIKRGKLRLNLNHCTAAQDLLVQTVRERRVELALLSEPYRTPASPDWAFDRTKKAAIWRCSRETQQITDVLSDIGFVRARVGRWWVYSVYLAPSLTLIAFSRALDRLAADARGRTQVLIAGDFNAWSESWGSSTTNARGRMVLEAFATLDLALLNHGNRHTFRRAGMGSVVDLTFTSGSSYRLARWRLSEDYTGSDHLAIICDLGSPPSSQAQTPAQARIKYKTDSLDTQVFREQFLPMASRQGAELTAVELMRRLKAAAQLAKRVKTPQLEIEEMGEILDDLLTKVNLNG from the exons ATGGACATGGGAGCGGTGCTAGGTGACCGCGCCAGCCTTCGCGCGTTAACACAAACTAAGGTATTTGTGATTCGCGACCTCGACGAGCTCACCACGGAAGACGAGTTGAAGAGTGCCTTGGAGGCCCAGGCAGAGATCCCTGCAGCAGTCGTGGCTATCAAGAGCCTTCGGCAATCGCAGTACGGAGGGAAGACTGCGGTGATAGCAGTCCCAGCCAATCTGACGGACCCGCTGATCAAACGTGGCAAGCTGAGG CTAAACCTGAATCACTGCACGGCAGCCCAAGACCTGCTTGTGCAGACGGTGCGTGAACGCAGAGTGGAGCTCGCGCTACTTAGCGAGCCCTACCGAACGCCGGCTAGCCCAGACTGGGCCTTCGACCGCACCAAAAAAGCAGCGATCTGGAGGTGCAGCAGAGAAACCCAGCAAATAACCGATGTTCTTTCGGACATCGGTTTTGTTAGGGCCAGGGTAGGCAGATGGTGGGTGTACAGCGTATACCTAGCCCCCAGCCTGACCCTAATCGCATTCAGCCGGGCACTGGACAGACTGGCAGCGGATGCTAGAGGCCGCACCCAGGTCCTAATAGCGGGCGACTTCAACGCATGGTCTGAGAGCTGGGGCAGCTCAACCACCAATGCGAGAGGTAGGATGGTGCTGGAGGCTTTCGCGACGTTGGACCTGGCTCTTCTCAACCATGGAAACCGGCACACGTTCAGGCGCGCCGGAATGGGCTCTGTGGTGGACCTCACCTTCACTAGCGGCTCGTCGTACAGGCTAGCGAGGTGGAGACTCAGCGAGGACTACACTGGCAGCGACCATCTGGCCATCATCTGCGACCTGGGAAGCCCACCCTCGTCCCAAGCCCAGACACCAGCCCAGGCCAGGATTAAATACAAGACGGACTCTCTGGACACGCAGGTGTTTCGAGAGCAGTTCCTACCCATGGCGAGCAGACAAGGAGCCGAGCTGACGGCAGTGGAGCTGATGAGACGGCTGAAGGCCGC AGCTCAACTAGCAAAGCGGGTCAAGACCCCCCAGCTAGAAATCGAGGAGATGGGAGAAATCCTGGACGACCTTCTGACGAAGGTCAACCTCAACGGGTGA